One segment of Anopheles stephensi strain Indian chromosome 3, UCI_ANSTEP_V1.0, whole genome shotgun sequence DNA contains the following:
- the LOC118514624 gene encoding uncharacterized protein LOC118514624: MGITWHFTPPKAPHFGGLWEAAVKTAKRHLYRHLGSSRLSYEGYSTVLQQIEAAMNSRPLLPMTDDPNDLAALTPAHFLIGTSMYAVPVPDYTRLKTYTLDELQTWQLLVQRFWKHWTTEA; encoded by the coding sequence atggggattacctgGCACTTTACTCCACCTAAGGCTCCACATTTCGGTGGATTGTGGGAGGCTGCGGTGAAGACAGCCAAACGACATCTCTACCGGCATCTGGGCAGCTCGAGGCTGTCTTACGAAGGGTACAGCACCGTTCTTCAGCAGATAGAAGCGGCGATGAACTCGCGTCCCTTgctgccgatgacggatgaccCGAACGATTTGGCCGCGCTTACTCCTGCGCACTTCCTGATCGGTACTTCCATGTACGCCGTCCCCGTTCCCGACTACACGCGCCTGAAGACCTACACTTTGGATGAACTACAAACCTGGCAATtactcgtgcaacgtttctggaagcattggacCACCGA